In Sphingomonas sp. SORGH_AS_0950, the following are encoded in one genomic region:
- a CDS encoding LysE family translocator, with protein MALHTWWLFVGAVFLLSGTPGPNMLHIMTRSVDMGLRRSTAAMAGCLSAVVIVLAASAAGLTTVLLALPGAFEVIRYAGVAYLLFLGIKAWRADVAPVDVGDGAIPPSLSHRAVFRGGFLIGISNPKLILFAVAFLPQFINPARAQMPQFAILVATFAVIEGLWYAVYALGGRSLSRYLGRPSVKRAFNRLTGAIFMGFGLALLKVKPA; from the coding sequence ATGGCACTGCATACATGGTGGCTCTTTGTCGGGGCCGTGTTCCTCCTGTCGGGCACGCCCGGTCCCAACATGCTGCACATCATGACCCGGTCGGTCGATATGGGGCTGAGGCGCAGCACGGCCGCCATGGCCGGATGCCTGAGCGCGGTGGTGATCGTCCTGGCCGCGTCCGCCGCGGGGCTGACGACCGTGCTGCTGGCGCTGCCCGGCGCGTTCGAGGTGATCCGCTATGCGGGCGTCGCCTATCTGCTGTTCCTGGGGATCAAGGCGTGGCGCGCGGACGTCGCGCCGGTCGATGTCGGTGACGGCGCGATCCCGCCCAGCCTGTCGCACCGCGCGGTCTTTCGCGGCGGTTTCCTGATCGGGATCAGCAACCCCAAGCTGATCCTGTTCGCCGTCGCCTTCCTGCCCCAGTTCATCAATCCCGCCAGAGCCCAGATGCCGCAATTCGCGATCCTGGTCGCCACCTTCGCGGTGATCGAGGGGCTGTGGTATGCGGTCTATGCGCTCGGCGGGCGTTCGCTGTCGCGCTATCTGGGCAGGCCGTCGGTGAAGCGCGCGTTCAACCGCCTGACGGGCGCGATCTTCATGGGCTTCGGCCTGGCGCTGCTGAAGGTGAAACCCGCCTGA
- a CDS encoding IS5 family transposase, whose amino-acid sequence MSICGKPYPSDVSDEEWLLVAPYLLLQREDAGQREHDLREVFNGLGYIVKTGAPWRWMPNDLPPWAAVYQQTQRWLAAGCFEALVDDLRAVLRLSAGHKAEPTAAIIDSRTLRSTPESGERAGYDGAKRKKGSKIPMAVDTLGHLLALHVTPASAEDRGEMERLARTVQAVTGDTVELAWVDQGYTGGRAADAAALHGIALEVVKLPQAKRGFVLLPRRWVVERSFAWATRFRRLVKDYERYAQTLAGLHVVAFACIMMKQAAAFAAGS is encoded by the coding sequence ATGAGCATTTGCGGCAAGCCGTATCCATCTGACGTGAGCGACGAGGAATGGTTGCTGGTTGCACCGTACCTACTGCTGCAACGCGAGGATGCCGGGCAGCGGGAGCATGACCTGCGGGAGGTGTTCAACGGCCTTGGCTACATTGTTAAGACGGGCGCGCCATGGCGGTGGATGCCGAACGATCTGCCGCCCTGGGCAGCTGTGTACCAGCAGACACAGCGCTGGCTGGCGGCGGGCTGCTTCGAGGCGCTGGTGGACGACTTGCGCGCGGTGCTGCGGCTGTCAGCGGGGCACAAGGCCGAGCCGACCGCTGCGATCATCGACAGCCGGACGCTTCGATCGACGCCCGAGAGTGGCGAGCGGGCCGGCTATGACGGGGCCAAGCGCAAGAAGGGCTCGAAGATCCCCATGGCCGTCGATACGCTGGGCCATCTGCTGGCCCTCCATGTCACGCCAGCCAGCGCCGAGGATCGCGGCGAGATGGAGCGGCTCGCCCGCACCGTACAGGCGGTCACCGGCGACACGGTCGAGCTGGCCTGGGTGGACCAGGGCTATACCGGCGGGCGGGCCGCCGATGCCGCAGCCTTGCACGGCATCGCGCTCGAAGTCGTCAAACTGCCGCAGGCCAAGCGCGGCTTTGTTCTCCTGCCGCGCCGCTGGGTCGTCGAGCGGTCATTCGCCTGGGCAACCCGCTTCCGCCGTCTCGTCAAAGACTATGAACGCTATGCTCAAACACTCGCCGGACTTCACGTCGTCGCTTTCGCCTGCATCATGATGAAGCAGGCTGCCGCGTTCGCCGCAGGTTCATAA
- a CDS encoding hemolysin family protein, with the protein MADGPSSSTGNGDSHESGIWQGLKSLIFGGDQEESLRDQLEEAIDRHEDDPGPDAKGDLTPLERQMVRNLLHFGERDAGDVGVPRADIIAIEERTTFDHLVQIFAEAGHSRLPVYRETLDQIIGMVHIKDVFNILATGAEHPATLAGLIRDPLYVPMSRGALDLLADMRQKRVHLAVVLDEYSGTEGLVTIEDLIEEIVGEIEDEHDEAPQALLVPLDGGAWDADARVGLEEVARTVDPALEEAEDDVDTLGGLTAVMAGQVPPVGTCLDHPSGWRIEVTEADERRIHRLRLHPAVVAAEE; encoded by the coding sequence ATGGCCGACGGCCCCAGTAGCAGCACCGGCAACGGTGACTCCCACGAATCCGGTATCTGGCAGGGGCTGAAATCCCTGATCTTCGGCGGCGATCAGGAAGAATCGCTGCGCGACCAGCTGGAAGAGGCGATCGACCGGCACGAGGACGATCCCGGCCCCGACGCCAAGGGCGACCTGACCCCGCTGGAGCGGCAGATGGTCCGCAACCTCCTGCATTTCGGCGAGCGCGACGCGGGCGATGTGGGCGTCCCCCGCGCCGACATCATCGCGATCGAGGAGCGGACGACCTTCGACCATCTCGTCCAGATCTTTGCCGAGGCCGGGCATAGCCGTCTGCCCGTCTATCGCGAGACGCTCGACCAGATCATCGGCATGGTCCATATCAAGGACGTGTTCAACATCCTGGCGACCGGCGCGGAGCATCCCGCCACCCTCGCCGGGCTGATCCGCGATCCGCTCTATGTGCCGATGTCGCGCGGCGCGCTCGATCTGCTCGCCGACATGCGCCAGAAGCGGGTGCATCTGGCGGTGGTGCTCGACGAATATTCGGGCACCGAGGGGCTCGTCACCATTGAGGACCTGATCGAGGAAATCGTCGGCGAGATCGAGGACGAGCATGACGAGGCGCCGCAGGCGCTGCTCGTGCCGCTCGACGGCGGGGCCTGGGACGCCGATGCGCGGGTCGGGCTGGAGGAGGTCGCGCGCACCGTCGACCCCGCGCTCGAAGAGGCGGAGGACGATGTCGACACGCTGGGCGGCCTGACCGCGGTGATGGCGGGACAGGTGCCGCCGGTAGGCACGTGCCTCGACCATCCCAGCGGCTGGCGGATCGAGGTGACGGAAGCCGACGAGCGCCGCATCCACCGCCTGCGCCTGCATCCTGCGGTGGTGGCGGCGGAGGAGTGA
- a CDS encoding polyhydroxyalkanoic acid system family protein → MTAPISLDIPHKLGKEGVRQRLDGGIGKIGRMIPGGATVEHRWDGDTMHFTVGAMGQTIGAQATVYDDKVHAVVNLPAFLSLFSSQLEAVIRSEAPKLLK, encoded by the coding sequence ATGACCGCGCCCATTTCGCTCGATATCCCGCACAAGCTCGGCAAGGAGGGCGTCCGTCAGCGGCTGGACGGCGGCATCGGCAAGATCGGCCGGATGATCCCCGGCGGCGCCACGGTCGAGCATCGCTGGGACGGCGACACGATGCACTTCACCGTCGGCGCGATGGGCCAGACCATCGGCGCGCAGGCGACCGTCTATGACGACAAGGTCCATGCGGTGGTGAACCTGCCCGCCTTCCTGTCGCTGTTTTCCAGCCAGCTGGAAGCGGTCATCCGGTCGGAGGCGCCCAAGCTGCTGAAGTAA
- a CDS encoding tRNA (guanosine(46)-N(7))-methyltransferase TrmB produces MNDPTTIRRLYGRRQGHKLRQGQAALVEDMLPTLSVPEDGPLDAVRLFGDARPLQVEIGFGAGEHLAGQAEATPGTGFIGCEPFLNGVVGALGHIRDRDLTNVRLHMGDALEVIERLPDASLDRVYLLHPDPWPKARHAKRRMMNHGPLDTIARKLKSGGEFRLGTDDPTYCHWSMMIMNARADFTWQARTPADFLTRPADWPETRYERKARRQGHEVWYFRYIRQ; encoded by the coding sequence ATGAACGATCCGACGACGATCCGCCGCCTCTATGGCCGGCGACAGGGCCATAAGCTGCGCCAAGGTCAGGCCGCGCTGGTCGAGGACATGCTGCCCACCCTCAGCGTGCCTGAGGACGGCCCGCTCGACGCCGTGCGGCTGTTCGGCGACGCGCGCCCGCTCCAGGTCGAGATCGGCTTCGGCGCGGGCGAGCATCTGGCGGGCCAGGCCGAGGCGACGCCGGGCACCGGCTTCATCGGCTGCGAGCCGTTCCTGAACGGGGTGGTCGGCGCGCTGGGCCATATCCGCGACCGCGACCTGACCAATGTCCGCCTGCACATGGGCGACGCGCTGGAGGTGATCGAGCGGCTGCCCGATGCCAGCCTCGACCGCGTCTACCTGCTCCATCCCGATCCCTGGCCCAAGGCGCGCCACGCCAAGCGCCGGATGATGAACCACGGTCCGCTCGACACCATCGCCCGCAAGCTGAAATCGGGCGGCGAATTCCGGCTGGGCACCGACGATCCGACCTATTGCCACTGGTCGATGATGATCATGAACGCGCGGGCCGACTTCACCTGGCAGGCGCGAACCCCCGCCGACTTCCTCACCCGCCCCGCCGACTGGCCCGAAACCCGTTACGAGCGCAAGGCCCGGCGGCAGGGGCATGAGGTGTGGTATTTCCGGTATATCCGCCAGTGA
- the lnt gene encoding apolipoprotein N-acyltransferase, producing the protein MTRYPALLALIAGAAAACGFAPLDLWPLMLAGLIVLLALVQDAPTMRAALWRGWAFGVGHFTVNNNWFQHAFDFQDKMPPVLGYFAAVGLALYLAVFPMAAAGVAWRFRGRRADTAYVLIFAAAWIATEYLRARLFTGYAWDPVSVIWLPVIGVARMSAFVGTYALSGLTVLLAGAIWLALRRDWRPAAVMVPATALAALSAPLTRAPEPGADAPLVRVVQPNVSQDQRGESDGPEMLERLIALSGRPGPRPRLVVWPEGVVRDMIEDGYPDWAYFGFNYAPPFWDRRRIASVLGPRDTALVGGTALNFSPDRRRVVSATNSVFAISPAARITGRYDKAHLVPYGEYLPMPWLLKPLGLARLVPGDMDFSPGPGPRNLRVPNFGPVGVQLCYEIIFSGQVVDEAHRPRLLFNPSNDAWFGRWGPPQHLAQARMRAIEEALPILRATPNGISAIIAADGRLVATVPHLVTGAAQAPLPAALPPTPFSRIGNMLALAIAAALAAIGVAIRRRAR; encoded by the coding sequence GTGACCCGCTATCCCGCCCTCCTCGCCCTGATCGCCGGGGCCGCCGCCGCCTGCGGCTTTGCCCCGCTCGACCTCTGGCCGCTGATGCTGGCCGGGCTGATCGTCCTGCTAGCGCTGGTGCAGGACGCGCCGACCATGCGGGCGGCGCTGTGGCGCGGCTGGGCGTTCGGGGTCGGGCATTTCACCGTCAACAACAACTGGTTCCAGCACGCCTTCGACTTTCAGGACAAGATGCCGCCGGTGCTGGGCTATTTCGCGGCGGTCGGCCTGGCGCTGTATCTCGCGGTGTTTCCGATGGCGGCGGCGGGCGTCGCGTGGCGGTTTCGCGGACGGCGGGCCGACACCGCCTATGTCCTGATCTTCGCCGCGGCCTGGATCGCGACCGAATATCTGCGCGCGCGGCTGTTCACCGGCTATGCCTGGGACCCGGTGTCGGTCATCTGGCTGCCGGTGATCGGCGTGGCGCGGATGAGCGCCTTTGTCGGCACCTATGCGCTGTCGGGGCTCACCGTGCTTCTGGCGGGGGCGATCTGGCTGGCGCTGCGCCGGGACTGGCGCCCGGCCGCCGTGATGGTGCCCGCGACCGCGCTCGCCGCCCTGTCCGCCCCGCTCACCCGCGCGCCCGAGCCCGGCGCCGATGCGCCGCTGGTCCGCGTCGTCCAGCCCAATGTCAGCCAGGACCAGCGCGGCGAGAGCGACGGGCCGGAGATGCTCGAGCGGCTGATCGCGCTGTCGGGCCGCCCCGGTCCCCGCCCGCGCCTGGTCGTCTGGCCCGAGGGCGTGGTGCGCGACATGATCGAGGACGGCTATCCCGACTGGGCCTATTTCGGGTTCAACTATGCCCCGCCCTTCTGGGATCGCCGCCGGATCGCCAGCGTGCTGGGCCCGCGCGATACGGCGCTGGTCGGCGGCACCGCGCTGAACTTCTCACCCGATCGCCGCCGGGTGGTCAGCGCGACCAACAGCGTCTTCGCGATCAGCCCGGCGGCGCGGATCACCGGCCGCTATGACAAGGCGCATCTGGTGCCCTATGGCGAATATCTGCCCATGCCTTGGCTGCTCAAGCCGCTGGGCCTGGCGCGGCTGGTCCCCGGCGACATGGATTTCAGCCCGGGCCCCGGCCCCCGTAACCTGCGCGTGCCGAATTTCGGGCCGGTCGGGGTGCAGCTCTGCTACGAGATCATCTTCTCGGGCCAGGTGGTGGACGAGGCACATCGTCCGCGCCTGCTGTTCAACCCGTCCAACGACGCCTGGTTCGGCCGCTGGGGCCCGCCGCAGCATTTGGCGCAGGCGCGGATGCGCGCGATCGAGGAAGCGCTGCCCATCCTGCGCGCCACGCCCAACGGCATCTCCGCGATCATCGCCGCCGATGGCCGGTTGGTCGCGACCGTCCCGCATCTGGTGACCGGCGCGGCGCAGGCCCCGCTGCCCGCCGCCCTGCCGCCGACGCCCTTTTCGCGGATCGGCAACATGCTGGCGCTGGCCATCGCGGCGGCGCTGGCCGCGATCGGCGTTGCCATCCGCCGCCGCGCCCGCTAG
- a CDS encoding isoprenylcysteine carboxylmethyltransferase family protein, translating into MSEVAAPPRPPRPASAVGHGVGLAGLAGSLAWLGFAYYRHLDGPYAALTHLVAVAVPMILWSLLVDRVHRNPSTGIDWANPRQPRETLDISLTKLAGFWATFAGIALIYMTFRFYWQGSFAFAMWCLGWLAPVLFLGSIPYVLWLDRRLVEPRDGAWSLGAWLTGQKGAEPQAIHAHLRAWGVKTFFLAFMLGVVPGGFAAFVDGDLPTLMRDPVALANWLITLMFLIDVAFATVGYMLTMRPLDAHIRSANPYAAAWMAALICYPPTILMTDGGPLDYRPGTAPWSHWFAGHPVVLAAIGAVLVALTAIYAWATVAFGLRFSNLTHRGILTHGPYAVSRHPAYLSKNIFWWIATVPVLSTGSWGDAMRSTLLLGVVSGIYYWRAKTEERHLSADPAYRDYDDWMARYGLVPRFFRWVSGRG; encoded by the coding sequence ATGTCCGAAGTCGCCGCCCCGCCCCGCCCGCCCCGCCCCGCCTCGGCGGTCGGACATGGTGTGGGGCTGGCGGGGCTGGCGGGATCGCTGGCCTGGCTCGGCTTTGCCTATTACCGCCATCTCGACGGGCCCTATGCCGCGCTGACCCATCTGGTCGCCGTGGCGGTGCCGATGATCCTGTGGTCGCTGCTGGTCGACCGGGTGCATCGCAACCCCTCGACCGGGATCGACTGGGCCAATCCACGCCAGCCCCGCGAGACGCTGGACATCAGCCTGACCAAGCTGGCCGGTTTCTGGGCGACCTTTGCGGGTATCGCGCTGATCTACATGACGTTCCGCTTCTATTGGCAGGGCAGCTTCGCCTTTGCCATGTGGTGCCTGGGATGGCTGGCGCCCGTGCTGTTCCTGGGGTCGATCCCCTATGTCCTGTGGCTAGACCGGCGGCTGGTCGAGCCCAGGGACGGCGCTTGGAGCCTGGGGGCCTGGCTAACCGGGCAGAAGGGCGCCGAGCCGCAGGCGATCCATGCGCATCTGCGTGCCTGGGGGGTGAAGACCTTTTTCCTGGCCTTCATGCTCGGGGTGGTGCCGGGGGGATTTGCCGCCTTTGTCGACGGCGACCTGCCGACCCTGATGCGCGATCCGGTGGCGCTGGCCAACTGGCTGATCACGCTGATGTTCCTGATCGACGTGGCCTTTGCGACGGTCGGTTATATGCTGACCATGCGACCGCTCGATGCGCATATCCGCTCGGCCAATCCCTATGCGGCGGCGTGGATGGCGGCGCTGATCTGCTACCCGCCGACGATCCTGATGACCGATGGCGGACCGCTCGACTATCGACCCGGCACCGCGCCGTGGAGCCATTGGTTCGCCGGGCATCCGGTGGTGCTGGCCGCGATCGGTGCAGTGCTGGTGGCGCTGACCGCCATCTATGCCTGGGCGACGGTGGCGTTCGGGCTTCGCTTCTCCAACCTGACGCACCGGGGCATCCTGACCCATGGCCCCTATGCGGTGTCGCGGCATCCGGCCTATCTGTCGAAGAACATCTTCTGGTGGATCGCGACCGTGCCCGTCCTGTCGACCGGAAGCTGGGGGGATGCGATGCGCAGCACGCTGCTGCTCGGCGTGGTCAGCGGGATCTATTATTGGCGCGCGAAGACCGAGGAGCGGCATCTGTCGGCCGATCCGGCGTATCGGGATTATGATGACTGGATGGCGCGGTACGGGCTGGTGCCGCGTTTCTTTCGGTGGGTTTCGGGGCGGGGTTGA
- a CDS encoding sorbosone dehydrogenase family protein, with the protein MRKHVLIVSGIIVLIGIAIVVWLAWPDTARLSVDQVAGKQPTIGAPREQVIPTVDIAKPVGWANGAKPSVAPGLAIQAFASGLDHPRWLYELPNGDVLVAETNSPPRPNAGIVQRVMNFFLGRAGAAVPSANRITLLRDTNGDGVADLKTPFLTGLNSPFGMVLFDGYLYIGNTDALVRVPYRDGETRITARPEKVVPLNPAGNHWARNVIASGDGQTLFVSVGSASNVAENGMEAEKYRAAILQVWPRDKNWRIYASGLRNPNGMALNPQNGRLWTVVNERDMLGSDLAPDYLTQVEFGDQFGWPWYYWGGYPDDRVQPANPALQQYVKRPDYALGPHVAALGLTFAQGAKLGDRFAQGVFVGEHGSWNRKPPSGYKVVFVPFAANGFPVPGVKPVDVVTGFLNAKGEAQGRPVGVIVDKATGGLLVADDVGNVVWKVHAAQ; encoded by the coding sequence ATGCGCAAACACGTCCTGATCGTATCCGGCATCATCGTCCTGATCGGCATCGCTATCGTCGTCTGGCTGGCCTGGCCCGACACGGCCCGGCTGAGCGTCGACCAGGTGGCGGGCAAGCAGCCGACCATTGGGGCACCGCGTGAACAGGTGATCCCGACCGTCGACATCGCCAAGCCGGTGGGCTGGGCGAACGGGGCCAAGCCGAGCGTGGCGCCGGGGCTGGCGATCCAGGCCTTTGCAAGCGGGCTCGATCATCCGCGCTGGCTGTACGAACTGCCCAATGGCGACGTGCTGGTGGCCGAAACCAACTCGCCGCCCCGGCCCAATGCCGGGATCGTGCAGCGGGTCATGAACTTCTTCCTCGGCCGGGCGGGCGCGGCGGTGCCGTCGGCCAACCGGATCACGCTGCTGCGCGATACCAATGGCGACGGCGTGGCCGATCTGAAGACGCCGTTCCTGACCGGGCTGAACTCGCCCTTCGGCATGGTGCTGTTCGACGGCTATCTGTACATCGGCAACACCGATGCGCTGGTGCGCGTGCCGTATCGCGACGGCGAGACCAGGATCACCGCCCGCCCCGAAAAGGTCGTACCGCTGAACCCGGCGGGCAATCACTGGGCGCGTAACGTCATCGCCTCGGGCGACGGCCAGACGCTGTTCGTCTCGGTCGGATCGGCCAGCAACGTCGCCGAGAACGGCATGGAGGCCGAGAAATACCGCGCCGCCATCCTGCAGGTCTGGCCCAGGGACAAGAATTGGCGGATCTATGCCTCGGGCCTGCGCAACCCGAACGGCATGGCGCTGAATCCGCAGAACGGGCGACTGTGGACCGTGGTCAACGAGCGCGACATGCTCGGTTCGGACCTCGCGCCCGACTATCTGACGCAGGTGGAGTTCGGCGACCAGTTCGGCTGGCCCTGGTATTATTGGGGCGGCTATCCCGATGACCGGGTCCAGCCCGCCAACCCCGCGCTCCAGCAATATGTGAAGCGCCCCGACTATGCGCTGGGGCCGCACGTCGCGGCGCTGGGCCTGACCTTCGCACAGGGGGCCAAGCTGGGCGACCGCTTCGCACAGGGCGTGTTCGTCGGCGAGCATGGCTCGTGGAACCGCAAGCCGCCCTCGGGCTACAAGGTCGTGTTCGTGCCGTTCGCCGCGAACGGCTTTCCGGTGCCGGGGGTGAAGCCGGTCGATGTCGTCACCGGCTTCCTCAACGCCAAGGGCGAGGCGCAGGGGCGTCCCGTCGGCGTGATCGTCGACAAGGCGACGGGCGGCCTGCTGGTGGCGGACGATGTCGGCAATGTGGTGTGGAAGGTCCACGCCGCCCAATAA
- the metK gene encoding methionine adenosyltransferase — MRNSYIFTSESVSEGHPDKVADQISDAIVDLFLSKDAEARIACETLTTTNKVVLAGEIRCKGVFENDQWAEGALEEIEQTVRDTVKRIGYEQSGFHWANFDFSNNLHGQSAHIAMGVDESGNKDEGAGDQGIMFGYATDETPGLMPATLYYSHKILEKMAADRHSGAAPFLEPDAKSQVTLQYENGVPVRATAIVVSTQHSAELSNEAGQAKLRDYVKSVLTEILPEGWLPEDKQIYVNPTGLFEIGGPDGDAGLTGRKIIVDTYGGAAPHGGGAFSGKDPTKVDRSAAYVARYLAKNVVAAGLAKRCTIQLSYAIGVAEPLSVYVDLHGTGTVEEAKLEAALPKLVRLTPKGIREHLKLNAPIYSKTAAYGHFGREAEGALFTWEKTDLVDRIKAAVA; from the coding sequence ATGCGGAACTCGTACATCTTCACCTCGGAATCGGTTTCCGAAGGTCACCCCGACAAGGTCGCCGACCAGATCAGCGACGCGATCGTCGACCTGTTCCTGTCCAAGGATGCCGAAGCGCGCATCGCGTGCGAGACGCTGACCACCACCAACAAGGTCGTGCTGGCGGGCGAGATCCGCTGCAAGGGCGTGTTCGAGAACGACCAGTGGGCCGAGGGCGCGCTGGAAGAGATCGAGCAGACCGTGCGCGATACCGTCAAGCGGATCGGCTATGAGCAGTCGGGCTTCCACTGGGCGAATTTCGACTTCTCGAACAACCTGCACGGCCAGTCGGCGCACATCGCGATGGGCGTGGACGAGAGCGGCAACAAGGACGAAGGCGCCGGCGACCAGGGCATCATGTTCGGTTACGCGACCGACGAGACCCCTGGCCTGATGCCCGCCACCCTCTATTACAGCCACAAGATCCTGGAAAAGATGGCGGCCGACCGCCACTCGGGCGCGGCCCCCTTCCTGGAGCCCGACGCCAAGAGCCAGGTGACGCTCCAATACGAAAACGGCGTGCCGGTCCGCGCGACCGCGATCGTCGTGTCGACCCAGCATTCGGCCGAGCTGTCGAACGAGGCGGGCCAGGCCAAGCTTCGCGACTATGTGAAGTCGGTGCTGACCGAAATCCTGCCCGAAGGCTGGCTGCCCGAGGACAAGCAGATCTACGTCAATCCGACCGGCCTGTTCGAAATCGGCGGCCCGGACGGTGACGCCGGCCTGACCGGCCGCAAGATCATCGTCGACACCTATGGCGGCGCGGCTCCGCATGGCGGCGGCGCGTTCAGCGGCAAGGACCCGACCAAGGTCGACCGCTCGGCGGCTTACGTCGCGCGCTATCTCGCCAAGAACGTCGTCGCGGCGGGCCTGGCCAAGCGCTGCACCATCCAGCTGTCCTATGCGATCGGCGTCGCCGAGCCGCTGTCGGTCTATGTCGACCTGCACGGCACCGGCACCGTCGAGGAAGCCAAGCTGGAGGCAGCGCTGCCCAAGCTGGTTCGCCTGACGCCCAAGGGCATTCGCGAGCACCTGAAGCTCAACGCGCCGATCTATTCCAAGACCGCCGCCTATGGCCATTTCGGCCGCGAAGCCGAAGGCGCGCTGTTCACCTGGGAAAAGACCGATCTGGTCGACCGGATCAAGGCCGCCGTCGCCTGA
- the ybeY gene encoding rRNA maturation RNase YbeY has product MIEIALIHEEPWSGDEDQWTALATRAARAAIERTPHGPLLTTPAIIEISVRLTSDDEVHALNRQYRQKDKSTNVLSFPMVQPDLIETVTQNSDDGEVLLGDIVLAHGVCVAEAAERGIATETHATHLLVHGVLHLLGYDHMQDDEAEAMEAIERDALASLGIADPYLIRED; this is encoded by the coding sequence ATGATCGAGATTGCGCTGATCCATGAAGAGCCCTGGTCCGGCGACGAGGACCAGTGGACCGCGCTCGCCACCCGCGCCGCCCGCGCCGCGATCGAGCGGACGCCGCATGGCCCCCTGCTGACCACCCCCGCGATCATCGAGATCTCGGTCCGGCTGACCAGCGATGACGAGGTGCACGCGCTCAATCGCCAGTATCGGCAAAAGGACAAGTCGACCAACGTCCTGTCCTTCCCGATGGTCCAGCCCGACCTGATCGAGACGGTCACGCAGAATTCGGACGATGGCGAGGTGCTGCTGGGCGACATCGTTCTGGCGCATGGCGTGTGCGTCGCCGAGGCGGCCGAACGCGGGATCGCGACCGAAACCCATGCGACTCATCTGCTGGTGCACGGCGTGCTTCATCTGCTAGGCTATGACCATATGCAGGATGACGAGGCCGAAGCGATGGAAGCGATCGAGCGCGACGCGCTGGCCAGCCTCGGCATCGCCGACCCCTATCTGATACGCGAGGACTGA
- a CDS encoding formate/nitrite transporter family protein, with protein MDQDDSKAEGKAQKAADAKDLHRAVREAGESELDRPAGALFWSGLAAGIAIHSSLIAEGALHAGLPEAPWRELVTALGYPVGFLVVILGRMQLFTESTITAMLPLVTRPSGWALQRTLRLWGIVLFANLIGTALAAGMVAGGALGNPEIREAMIAVSAGILELNGWQTFINAIPAGFLIAVVAWILPNGRNQAFWIILAITYVIAIAGFSHSIVGADETFLLVFTGKVTIEQAVLGLMLPAILGNLVGGAGLFTLLAHGQVQGETPDQP; from the coding sequence ATGGATCAGGATGACAGCAAAGCCGAGGGCAAGGCGCAGAAAGCCGCCGATGCCAAGGACCTCCACCGTGCGGTGCGCGAGGCGGGGGAGAGCGAGCTCGACCGCCCCGCGGGCGCGCTGTTCTGGTCGGGGCTGGCGGCGGGAATCGCGATCCACAGCTCGCTGATCGCCGAGGGCGCGCTGCATGCGGGTTTGCCCGAGGCACCGTGGCGCGAGCTGGTTACGGCGCTCGGCTATCCGGTCGGGTTCCTCGTCGTGATCCTGGGGCGGATGCAGCTGTTCACCGAGAGCACGATCACCGCGATGCTGCCGCTGGTGACCAGGCCATCGGGCTGGGCGTTGCAGCGGACGCTGCGGCTGTGGGGGATCGTGCTGTTCGCCAATCTGATCGGCACCGCGCTCGCCGCCGGGATGGTCGCGGGCGGGGCGCTGGGCAATCCCGAGATTCGCGAGGCGATGATCGCGGTGTCGGCGGGCATTCTGGAGCTGAACGGGTGGCAGACGTTCATCAACGCCATCCCCGCCGGTTTCCTGATCGCGGTGGTCGCCTGGATCCTGCCCAATGGCCGGAACCAGGCCTTCTGGATCATCCTGGCGATCACCTATGTCATCGCGATCGCCGGGTTCAGCCATTCGATCGTCGGCGCGGACGAGACGTTCCTGCTGGTCTTCACCGGGAAGGTCACGATCGAACAGGCCGTGTTGGGGCTGATGCTTCCGGCGATCCTCGGCAATCTGGTCGGCGGGGCGGGTCTGTTCACGCTGCTGGCGCATGGCCAGGTGCAGGGCGAGACGCCGGACCAGCCATGA
- a CDS encoding VOC family protein: protein MTLRPFHLAFPVHDLAAARHFYGEILGCAEGRSSDHWIDFDLFGHQIVAHLDPAAQPVAVENAVDGHQVPVPHFGVVLTMADWQALAARVEAAGVTFGIAPYVRFKGQPGEQATMFFRDPSGNALEFKAFADDKMLFATKMPA, encoded by the coding sequence ATGACCCTGCGCCCCTTCCACCTCGCCTTCCCGGTCCACGACCTGGCCGCCGCCCGCCATTTCTATGGCGAGATTCTCGGCTGTGCCGAGGGACGTTCGAGCGATCACTGGATCGACTTCGACCTGTTCGGGCATCAGATCGTCGCGCATCTCGATCCCGCCGCGCAGCCGGTCGCGGTGGAGAATGCGGTCGACGGCCATCAGGTGCCGGTGCCGCATTTCGGCGTCGTGCTGACCATGGCGGACTGGCAGGCGCTGGCCGCACGGGTCGAGGCGGCGGGCGTGACGTTCGGCATCGCGCCCTATGTCCGCTTCAAGGGGCAACCCGGCGAGCAGGCGACGATGTTCTTCCGCGACCCCAGCGGTAATGCGCTGGAGTTCAAGGCCTTTGCCGATGATAAGATGCTGTTCGCCACGAAGATGCCCGCATGA